In the genome of Drosophila subpulchrella strain 33 F10 #4 breed RU33 chromosome 2L, RU_Dsub_v1.1 Primary Assembly, whole genome shotgun sequence, one region contains:
- the LOC119547090 gene encoding protein strawberry notch isoform X2, with the protein MPYKRSSRSGTKTDDDYDDDKRNTRLSLRRSCSPKNVGNYKENSIGGRTRATSTRPASPAMSLRRSTLIRTARNSDNNKDNSVRGRTRASGTPEPSYNYARPPSPAHSTSSRRSSSRRSGSARNLDNKENSVRGRTGTPEPTENYARPVSPAESTSSRRSSSRRSGLARNLDNKENSVRGRTGTPEPTENYARPVSPAESTSSRRSSSRRSGLARNLDSKKNSVRGRTGTPEPTENYARPVSPAESTSSRRSSSRRSGLARNLDSKKNSVRGRTGTPEPTENYARPVSPAESTSSRRSSSRRSGLARNLDNKKNSVRGRNYAMPSSPKKSTSPRHSSSRVSGSARNLDKIEENSVRGRTVTPEPTENYARPSSPAKSTSPRHSSSRLSGSARNLDNNAENSARRRSVTPEPTENYARPSSPAKSTSPRHSSSRLSGSARNLDNNAENSARRRSVTPEPTENYARPSSPAKSTSRRHSSYNEKNSVRRRSVTPEPTENYANPVSPAESTSSRRSSLRLSGSARTLYNNKQNSGGSRTGAPEPTKNYAKPPSPAKSTSSGRSSSRRSGSERNLDNNAENSVRGRTGTPEPTENYARPSSPARVTMPSSYDKENSVRGRLTDTGTPEPSDSNKSNNFAKSEGVKSTKKGGRATKSHLRAKTHEVIISPKRAKPNDEKLEDQTVDKSAPSIVVTQQIAGSSNNPQTNFTAEEKNMPSIEMESVSPKRIDNMVGDCQDLENTLISVKKSSQDGDGTALNYHPVEHNNLGFNSHIKSQLFSVSNYTEATMNHQPVEHDSLGLNSNSKSAPLSISNCTDADMSEMVGKPETRFIRQGELNPYETPITDDAKYEPSVSSENNIITKELLPEMIFDDITTNEIVNNESNQNENQLFDNGNYDDEQNQKLTQIQDELDFIYGGHELQSNQEESPPEKKNLEKSPAPADTKEIEDDVDARLQAELDSLPMVEIEPEVEPPKTEAAVKEPQKTAYPTQNLQFKPPLPVAPVNQMIYFKPTQTASPAVFSMANPVATTSHRALAQVPIVTRLKGAQGEDISVKYTRGPDGLITNVQMDPPSMGLGQSRGMGKSFTAFELHQILQSGQPYLALPMTSNGCPGAMLKEPLMTRDVPAAFPPEQAVEDEEVDYEEIGVADTFAAYWPSKLKVGRAHPDPVVETATLSSVELPDITYQLGLPSKTTECLSALQLEAVVYACQAHEQILPSGERAGFLLGDGAGVGKGRTIAGIIYDNYLKGRRRALWISVSNDLKFDAERDLSDIGAHEQVRVVPISKFKYSRIDSEENENFRRGVIFCTYTALIGESLTANSKYKTRLRQLVNWLGKKFDGVIVFDECHKAKNLSLMNVGKSTKTGTTVLDLQKLLPKARVVYASATGASEPRNMAYMVRLGLWGPGTAYPEFYEFVNAVEKRGIGAMEIVAMDMKLRGTYIARQLSFKDVSFRIEEVPMPKYFRKSYNLAAELWAEINKKFQRACRLMCIENRVQKIITCQFWCAHQRFFKNLCIASKVDHVVKMTRQATRMGKAVVIGLQSTGESRTLEHLERHQGKLSTFVSTSKMIIQSFVEKHFPAPKRDSFHHLLNTGNFEPESRSRPPRAKKAKMNPDWFDDDMDAEAGESDIEMYECSWTAEDERTKTGRKRRGRPPKTDKVEKITMQERILQHLCNNMRAQDNDGDPTYTFDTSKPQKANITERDVERCINAREMLLEKIEFLGKKLPPNTLDKLISELGGTNLVAEMTGRRGRVVRTEYDGYKYEPRCENDSSMDLVNYREKQRFMEGSKHVAIISEAASSGISLQSDKRVSNQRRRLHITLELPWSADRAIQQFGRTHRSNQVNSPEYVFVITDLAGERRFASTVAKRLESLGALTQGDRRATDARDLSQFNIDNSIGRSALESVMQQLTREKPMDPSEIPQSYKGDFLYDCSVSMAGVGMLNVREENKVKVFSVEKDSNNISKFLNRILGCRVEIQNALFKFFLDKMYSLIMQMKRTGRFDLGILDLDAHGASVKSIKRVRFIRKHATGTAATELHTVTVERGMSFETALAKYRKEGQHEHDGFYVLQQLRHNKNSSILCLQAQSNSSDATSGKINLQIYRPNTGPQVRLETLSSISSRYVKVDPEKAQEFWLQQYDFCLNKCSHVYWSRICPYPASCEVGLRVRTYHVLSGLMLPIWDRIELIIEKNNQKIQIIRVKTDVNTKIVGTVVPHAVYDTLVADLSSDSTVETKNH; encoded by the exons ATGCCTTATAAAAGGAGTTCTCGTAGTGGCACAAAGACAGATGATGATTATGATGACGACAAAAGAAATACCCGTTTAAGTTTGAGACGTAGCTGTTCACCAAAAAACGTTGGtaattataaagaaaattcGATTGGGGGACGTACCAGGGCTACCAGCACCAGGCCAGCTTCACCTGCAATGTCTTTGAGACGTTCAACATTAATTCGTACGGCAAGAAACTCAGATAATAATAAAGACAATTCGGTTAGGGGACGTACCAGGGCTTCCGGTACTCCGGAGCCCTCGTATAATTATGCCAGGCCACCTTCACCTGCACATTCCACCTCATCGAGGCGTTCAAGCTCTAGACGTTCCGGATCAGCAAGAAACTTGgataataaagaaaattcaGTTAGGGGACGTACCGGTACCCCAGAACCCACGGAGAATTATGCCAGGCCAGTTTCACCTGCAGAGTCCACCTCATCGAGGCGTTCAAGCTCTAGACGTTCCGGATTAGCAAGAAACTTGgataataaagaaaattcaGTTAGGGGACGTACCGGTACCCCAGAACCCACGGAGAATTATGCCAGGCCAGTTTCACCTGCAGAGTCCACCTCATCGAGGCGTTCAAGCTCTAGACGTTCCGGATTAGCAAGAAACTTggatagtaaaaaaaattcagtTAGGGGACGTACCGGTACCCCAGAACCCACGGAGAATTATGCCAGGCCAGTTTCACCTGCAGAGTCCACCTCATCGAGGCGTTCAAGCTCTAGACGTTCCGGATTAGCAAGAAACTTggatagtaaaaaaaattcagtTAGGGGACGTACCGGTACCCCAGAACCCACGGAGAATTATGCCAGGCCAGTTTCACCTGCAGAGTCCACCTCATCGAGGCGTTCAAGCTCTAGACGTTCCGGATTAGCAAGAAacttggataataaaaaaaattcagttAGGGGACGTAATTATGCCATGCCATCTTCACCTAAAAAGTCCACCTCACCAAGGCATTCAAGCTCGAGAGTCTCCGGTTCAGCAAGAAACTTGGataaaattgaagaaaattCGGTAAGGGGACGTACCGTCACCCCAGAACCCACGGAGAATTATGCCAGGCCATCTTCACCTGCAAAGTCCACCTCACCGAGGCATTCAAGCTCAAGACTCTCCGGTTCAGCAAGAAACTTGGATAATAATGCAGAAAATTCGGCAAGGAGACGTTCCGTCACCCCAGAACCCACGGAGAATTATGCCAGGCCATCTTCACCTGCAAAGTCCACCTCACCGAGGCATTCAAGCTCAAGACTCTCCGGTTCAGCAAGAAACTTGGATAATAATGCAGAAAATTCGGCAAGGAGACGTTCCGTCACCCCAGAACCCACGGAGAATTATGCCAGGCCATCTTCACCTGCAAAGTCCACCTCACGGAGACATTCAAGttataatgaaaaaaattcGGTTAGGAGACGTTCCGTCACCCCAGAACCCACGGAGAATTATGCTAATCCAGTTTCACCTGCAGAGTCCACCTCATCGAGGCGTTCAAGCTTGAGACTTTCCGGATCAGCAAGAACCttgtataataataaacaaaattcaGGTGGGAGTCGTACCGGTGCCCCAGAACCCACGAAGAATTATGCCAAGCCACCTTCACCTGCAAAGTCCACCTCATCGGGGCGTTCAAGCTCTAGACGTTCCGGATCAGAAAGAAACTTGGATAATAACGCAGAAAATTCAGTTAGGGGACGTACCGGTACCCCAGAACCCACCGAGAACTATGCCAGGCCCTCTTCACCTGCAAGGGTGACGATGCCTTCAAGTTATGATAAAGAAAATTCGGTTAGGGGACGTCTCACGGACACTGGTACCCCAGAACCCTCGGATTCAAACAAATCAAATAACTTTGCAAAATCAGAAGGGGTTAAGAGCACCAAGAAAGGTGGAAGGGCGACTAAATCGCATTTAAGAGCTAAAACCCATGAAGTAATCATCTCCCCAAAGAGAGCTAAGCCCAACGACGAGAAATTGGAAGATCAGACGGTTGACAAAAGTGCGCCCTCTATAGTGGTTACACAGCAGATAGCAGGATCGAGTAATAATCCCCAAACAAATTTTACAGCGGAGGAAAAAAATATGCCCTCCATTGAAATGGAAAGTGTGAGTCCAAAGAGAATCGACAACATGGTAGGAGACTGTCAGGACTTGGAAAATACGCTAATATCGGTCAAAAAGTCAAGTCAAGATGGAGACGGCACAGCCTTGAATTATCATCCAGTGGAGCACAATAACTTGGGCTTCAATTCTCATATCAAATCCCAACTCTTTTCTGTGAGTAATTACACCGAAGCAACTATGAATCATCAACCAGTGGAGCATGATAGCCTTGGCCTTAATTCTAATAGCAAATCAGCGCCCCTTTCTATAAGCAATTGCACCGATGCAGATATGAGTGAAATGGTGGGTAAGCCTGAAACTAGATTTATAAGACAGGGAGAACTTAATCCATATGAAACACCTATTACCGATGATGCTAAATATGAACCTTCGGTTTCATCCGAAAACAATATTATTACTAAAG AATTGCTGCCTGAAATGATCTTTGATGATATAACTACAAACGAGATCGTAAATAATGAATCCAATCAAAATGAAAACCAGTTATTTGATAACGGAAATTATGACGATGAGCAAAACCAAAAATTAACACAAATTCAGGATGAGCTGGACTTCATTTACGGAGGTCATGAACTGCAATCTAACCAAGAAGAGTCGCCACCAGAGAAGAAAAATCTTGAGAAGAGTCCTGCGCCAGCTGATACCAAAGAAATTGAAGATGATGTGGATGCACGTCTTCAGGCAGAACTGGACTCCCTACCCATGGTGGAGATTGAGCCTGAAGTGGAACCCCCAAAAACTGAGGCTGCTGTTAAGGAACCACAGAAGACAGCTTATCCAACACAGAATCTGCAATTTAAACCTCCACTCCCTGTAGCACCCGTTAACCAAATGATATACTTTAAGCCAACGCAAACTGCAAGTCCTGCCGTCTTTTCGATGGCCAATCCGGTGGCTACCACATCGCATCGCGCCTTGGCCCAAGTTCCGATAGTCACGCGATTGAAGGGCGCCCAGGGAGAGGATATATCCGTTAAGTATACCAGAGGACCCGATGGTCTAATCACAAATGTGCAAATGGATCCGCCCTCGATGGGTTTGGGTCAGTCGCGAGGAATGGGAAAGAGCTTTACAGCATTTGAACTCCACCAGATATTGCAGAGTGGGCAGCCATATTTGGCGCTGCCCATGACGAGTAATGGATGCCCGGGAGCTATGCTCAAGGAACCACTGATGACCAGGGATGTTCCAGCAGCGTTCCCACCCGAACAGGCTGTGGAAGATGAGGAGGTGGACTACGAAGAGATCGGAGTGGCCGATACCTTTGCTGCCTACTGGCCCAGCAAGCTGAAGGTTGGCCGTGCCCATCCTGATCCTGTGGTGGAAACGGCTACTTTGTCTTCAGTGGAGCTACCTGATATAACTTACCAACTGGGGTTGCCCTCGAAGACCACCGAGTGCCTGAGTGCCCTGCAACTGGAGGCGGTGGTCTATGCCTGCCAGGCCCACGAGCAAATCCTGCCCAGCGGCGAGCGGGCGGGCTTCCTCCTGGGCGATGGAGCCGGAGTGGGCAAGGGTCGCACCATTGCGGGCATCATCTATGACAACTACTTAAAGGGCAGGCGACGAGCCCTCTGGATTTCCGTGTCCAATGACCTAAAATTCGATGCTGAAAGGGATCTCTCGGATATAGGAGCCCACGAGCAGGTTCGAGTGGTGCCCATTAGCAAGTTCAAGTACAGTCGTATTGACTCGGAGGAAAACGAGAACTTCCGCAGGGGAGTGATATTCTGTACCTATACAGCACTCATTGGAGAATCCCTGACTGCCAACTCAAAGTACAAGACTCGACTACGTCAATTGGTCAACTGGCTGGGCAAGAAGTTCGATGGAGTGATTGTATTCGATGAGTGCCACAAGGCCAAGAATCTTAGTTTGATGAACGTGGGTAAGTCAACCAAGACaggaaccacagttttggaTCTGCAGAAGCTGCTACCAAAGGCCCGAGTGGTCTATGCCTCGGCCACGGGAGCCAGTGAGCCCAGGAACATGGCCTATATGGTGAGATTGGGTCTCTGGGGTCCTGGTACAGCCTACCCTGAGTTCTATGAGTTTGTGAATGCGGTGGAGAAGCGGGGCATTGGAGCCATGGAAATCGTGGCCATGGATATGAAGCTAAGGGGCACCTACATAGCTCGTCAGCTGAGCTTCAAGGATGTCAGCTTTCGCATCGAGGAGGTGCCCATGCCCAAGTATTTCCGCAAAAGCTACAACTTGGCAGCGGAACTCTGGGCCGAGATCAACAAGAAGTTCCAGAGGGCCTGCCGCCTGATGTGCATTGAGAACCGGGTCCAGAAGATAATCACCTGCCAATTCTGGTGCGCCCATCAGCGTTTTTTCAAGAACCTGTGCATCGCCTCCAAGGTGGATCATGTGGTCAAGATGACGCGACAGGCAACGCGAATGGGCAAGGCGGTGGTTATCGGGCTCCAATCCACTGGGGAGTCACGCACCCTGGAGCATTTGGAGCGTCATCAAGGCAAGCTCAGCACCTTTGTGTCCACCTCCAAGATGATTATCCAATCGTTTGTGGAGAAGCATTTCCCGGCTCCCAAGCGCGACTCTTTTCATCATCTTCTGAACACGGGAAATTTCGAACCGGAGTCCAGATCCCGACCACCAAGAGCCAAGAAGGCCAAGATGAATCCCGATTGGTTCGACGATGATATGGATGCCGAAGCTGGTGAAAGTGATATCGAGATGTACGAATGCAGCTGGACGGCAGAGGACGAGCGTACCAAAACGGGACGAAAGCGACGAGGACGTCCACCCAAGACGGATAAGG TGGAGAAGATCACCATGCAGGAGCGCATTCTGCAGCACCTTTGCAATAACATGAGGGCCCAGGATAACGATGGCGACCCCACCTACACTTTCGATACTAGCAAACCCCAGAAGGCGAACATCACCGAAAGAGATGTGGAACGTTGTATCAACGCACGGGAAATGCTACTGGAGAAAATCGAGTTTCTAGGCAAGAAGTTGCCACCCAATACCCTGGACAAACTAATCTCGGAACTTGGAGGCACCAATCTGGTGGCCGAGATGACAGGTCGTCGTGGAAGAGTAGTGCGAACGGAGTACGATGGCTATAAGTATGAGCCGCGTTGCGAAAACGACTCTTCGATGGATTTGGTGAACTATCGGGAGAAGCAGCGCTTTATGGAGGGCAGTAAGCACGTGGCCATCATCTCGGAGGCGGCCTCCAGTGGAATTTCCCTGCAGAGTGACAAGAGGGTCTCCAACCAGAGGCGTCGTCTGCACATCACTCTGGAACTCCCTTGGAGTGCGGACAGAGCCATCCAGCAATTCGGACGCACTCATCGTTCCAATCAGGTCAATTCACCGGAATATGTATTCGTGATCACGGATCTGGCTGGTGAGCGGCGTTTCGCCTCCACGGTGGCCAAAAGGCTGGAGAGTCTGGGGGCCCTGACACAAGGAGATCGTCGTGCCACCGATGCCCGGGATCTATCCCAGTTCAACATCGACAACAGCATCGGTCGCAGTGCCCTGGAGAGTGTGATGCAACAGCTGACCAGGGAAAAGCCAATGGATCCATCTGAAATACCCCAATCCTACAAGGGGGACTTCCTATACGATTGCAGTGTGTCCATGGCCGGCGTGGGAATGCTCAATGTTCGCGAGGAGAACAAAGTGAAGGTGTTCAGCGTGGAGAAGGATAGTAATAACATATCCAAGTTCCTCAATCGCATCCTAGGCTGTCGCGTGGAAATCCAAAATGCCCTCTTCAAATTCTTTCTGGACAAGATGTACTCACTAATCATGCAAATGAAGCGCACAGGACGCTTCGATCTGGGCATCCTCGATTTGGATGCCCATGGGGCCAGTGTAAAATCTATCAAGCGAGTAAGATTTATAAGGAAGCATGCCACCGGAACTGCGGCAACTGAACTACATACGGTGACTGTGGAACGGGGCATGTCCTTTGAAACAGCCCTCGCCAA ATACCGAAAGGAGGGCCAACACGAACACGATGGCTTCTATGTTCTTCAGCAGCTGCGCCACAACAAGAACTCCTCAATTTTGTGCCTGCAGGCGCAGTCCAATTCGTCGGATGCAACATCCGGAAAGATAAATCTACAAATCTATCGACCCAATACAGGTCCCCAAGTCCGTTTGGAGACGCTCAGCTCGATTTCATCGCGATATGTCAAGGTAGACCCGGAAAAAGCCCAAGAGTTCTGGCTGCAGCAGTACGATTTTTGCTTGAACAAGTGCTCCCATGTCTACTGGAGTCGGATCTGCCCGTATCCGGCGAGCTGCGAAGTGGGGCTCCGGGTGCGCACCTACCACGTGCTTTCCGGTCTAATGCTGCCCATTTGGGACCGGATCGAGCTGATAATCGAAAAGAACAACCAAAAGATACAGATCATACGCGTGAAGACCGATGTGAACACGAAGATTGTGGGCACAGTGGTGCCGCATGCCGTCTACGATACCCTAGTGGCCGATTTGTCCTCGGACTCCACCGTGGAGACGAAGAACCATTAA